The Drosophila bipectinata strain 14024-0381.07 chromosome 3L, DbipHiC1v2, whole genome shotgun sequence region GAGAAATAATGAGTCCAGCGGTGACCAGATCTCAAGGCCGGACTGAAGAAGGTATCGCCCACAGGAGTTCTGGATGAGCGACAGACGGTGCATCAAGCCATGGCCGCCTCCATTGAAGCCGAAGTAGCAAGAGGCTACGATCAAGGAAGCAGTGGCAGAGGAGCGATACCAAAGGTCCAAACGGAGGTTCCGTCAGAGATTCGGTCGGCAGTTAATACGGCACTGTTTCAGGCACAACAGACGTATGAATCGGGAAAGCACAGTGAGTTCAATGCATTCAAGGAGCAAATGGAGGCCGACATGATGCTGTTTATGAAGGACATAAACGACTGCAGGGCATCGTGGAGGAAGGACTTCGAGAGCCAGTGGATGagtcaacagcagcagcagccggcaGAGTCTCATTCGATGAAGCCTCCCGAACGTCAGTTCCAACAGCCGCCTCCGTGTCAGCCGACGGCAAGGTGTTCCGACCGAGGATGGCAGGGGCCAGCATCTGCACCACCAACCGGACCAAAGATGCAGCACGCAGAAGCAAGGGCGGACACAATAAGACAGGTGGTCCCGTTGCCGGAAGACTATTCAAAGCCACCACCGAACATATACGGCAAACAGGATCTGTCGAGGCCTCCGGAACGAGCCGCGTCCAGGATCGGCTGGGAAGCACGGGGTTACCAACCGCCGGGTCAAGCGTTGTCGCTGGAGATGGAGCCAGAATGGGACGCGTCATACGTACCCTCGGCAATGAACCAAGCCGAGTCGTTGGGGCAAACGCGAGGGTCAAGCCAGGCCCGAATGGAAGTGGGACATCTCCGCAAATGGGGCTTGTTGTTCGATGGCAGTCCCAGAAGCATGCCGGTCTCGGAGTTCGTGTTCCGACTAGAGCACCTGCAGAGGTCGTATCGCATTCCGTGGAGCGAGGTGCTAAGGGAGTTCCATGTGTTAGTGGAAGGTCCAGCCAGAGAATGGTATTGGATGTACATACGTACCAACGGGAAGACGGACTGGCCATATCTGCAGTACGCACTCCAAAAGCAATTTCAAAGCCATAGGTCGAACTTTGAGAGAGAGTATGAGCTGCGAGAGAGGAAGCAAAGATCCGGAGAGAGTGTGGAGGCCTATATCCAGATGATGTTGACGCTGAGGGCAAGATTGGAGACACCGGTATCCGATTTTGaacgaataaaaataataaaaatgaatctGAGGGAGAGAATATCCAAGATTGTATATCCGATTCATGTAACCAACCTGGAGCAGCTACGCCATGAGTGTCACGATGCGGAGAGGATGCTAGCCACTCGATGGTCTAGGCAGACGGCGGAGGGTGAGCATCAAAGAGGATTCTCTTATCGTCCGAGGGTGGAAGAGGTGGAAGATCAGCAGGAGGACGAGGACGGCTGGCCCGAGGAGGGTGAAGTCGAAGCCCTGCACCGACAAGAGAAGTCGAGGGATAAGTCGACCCTGAATTGCTGGAACTGCAACGAGCGGGGGAACACATTTTGGGAGTGTGAGTCAACGGTGCGCAACATATTTTGCTACAAATGTGGCACTCCCGGAGTCGTGTTGCCGAAATGTCCAAAGTGTCAGTCGGGAAACGGGGGAAGGAGCATGTCCCGGGCCGAGGAGCCACGTTCCAACCCATTTGCATCAAGATAGAGGCCGATCCGCAGACTCTAGAAAATAAGTAGTGTTAAGCATATTAATCAAATActagtaaatataaataagcaGAGTCCAACGTTAGAAAGATCGGATGGGAATCCAAGTTCAGCACAAGGAGCGGATTACAAGGAGGGTAAGCCGCGGTGTTTCCAAGAGTACCCAGTAACTCCAAGAATCGAACGTGCCCAGCGGAGGACCGAGAGGCAAAGGATATGTGCAGCGATTCGAGCCGCGGTGAGCGGCGACAACAGGCCGTTTGCGATCGTGGAAGTAGAGGGAAACAACATCGAAGGCCTGTTAGACAGTGGTGCATCCGTCAGTCTCCTCGGTGAAGGATGTCTGGAATTGATTGAAAAATTAGGATTGAGACGGGAAAAGACGCGAGCAATCATGCAGTCCGCGGGCGGTGCAAAACACCAGGTGCTTGGCAAGGTTTATCCAGAGATAAGATACCAAGGTCAAACGCACCGCATCCCGATCCTGCTTTGCCCCTCTTTGAAGCAAAAACTTTATCTGGGCGTAGATTTTTGGAGGAAGTTCCACATCGCACCCGAAGTCGTGAGAGTCGAGTCGTTGGAGAACGTGGAAACCGAGATCCACAGCAAAGGGGAACCAGTAGAGCCTCACACCCTAACGAAGGAACAAAAGGAACGGCTGGATAAAGTAAAGGAAGGGTTCCTGGCATATGAGAATCAAGGGTTAGGACTCACAACGATGGAACAGCACACCATAAAGCTAGTAGAGGGGGCAGTGCCCGTCAAGGAAAGGTTTTATCCAGTGTCCCCGGCCAAGCAGCAACTTTTGTTCGCTGAAGTGGACGAAATGTTGAGACTCGGAGTCATCGAGCTGAGTGAGAGTCCGTGGAACAACCGCACGACGTTGGTGCAAAAACCCGGCAAGAACAGGCTGTGTTTAGACGCCCGGAAGCTGAATGCATTGACGGTGAAGGATGCCTACCCATTGCAGAATATAGAGTCCATCCTCAGCCGGGTCGATGACACGATTTACATCAGCAGCATCGACCTAAAACATGCGTTTTGGCAAGTGGAACTGGAGGAAAGGAGTCGTCCGTATACAGCCTTTACTATACCTGGGAGGCCGCTGTATCAGTTCCGGAGGATGCCTTTTGGCTTATGCAATGCGGCGCAAAGATTATGCAGGTTGATGGATAGAGTCATCCCACAGAGGCTCAGAGACCGAGTGTTCGTATATCTCGATGACCTGTTAATGATCTCGAAGACCTTTGAGGAGCATTGCGAGTTACTAACAGAAGTGGGAAATTGCTTACGGAAGGCGAATTTGACCATCGGATTGCAGAAGTCAAAGTTCTGTTTTAAATACTTGCGGTATTTGGGGTATGTTTTAGGAGATGGCGCTCTGAAAACAGACCCACGGAAGATCGCAGCCATTAAAGAAATTGAGGTCCCGAAGAACGTCCGACAATTGCGCAGTTTCCTTGGCACGGCGAATTGGTATAGAAGGTTCATACAAAATTTTTCCGAAATAAGCGCTCCTTTAACCGATTGCCTGAAAAGAGGGAAAGGGCTACAGTGGACACCTGAAGCGGAGGTAGCGTTCCAGAAGCTAAAGCAAGCAGTGACCTGTGCGCCGGTTTTGACCCACCCTGACTTCCGAAAGCACTTCTGGATTCAGTGCGATGCGAGTCATGTAGGTATCGGCGCGGTGTTGTTCCAGAAGGACGACGATAAAGCGGAACGGCCGATCGCCTACTTTTCGGCAAAGCTGCGAGGCGCACAGCTGAATTACAGTGTAACCGAGATAGAGTGTCTGGCTGCAGTCAAAGCTGTTGAGAGGTTCCGTCCCTACATAGAGATGATGCCGTTCACCATCTTGACGGATCACGCGAGCCTTAAGTGGCTGATGTCTTTTAAAAATCTGGAAGGGAGACTGGCCAGATGGTTTCTAGCGCTACAGCCTTACCAGTTTAACATCGACCATCGGAAAGGAAAGGACAATGTGGTGGCCGATACTCTTTCACGCCCCAACGAAGTAGAAGAGCTGAGCCTTGTGAACATGGAGACGACGGCGTTCGCCGGGAGTACCGGGAAAGAGTAAAGTTAGTAAAAGAGCAAGGAGATCGATTCCCAGACTTACGAGTTGAAGAAGGCTTACTTTTCAAGAAGACTCGTTTTTGCCGGGAGGACAGCGAGGAGTTCGACTGGAAATTGTGGATCCCTGAGGAACTAACAAGTACATTAGTATAACAAGCTCATGAAGGGGAGATGGCTCTGCATGGGGGAATCCGGAAGACATTAGCGAGGCTACAGCGAATGTACTATTGGCCGAACATGGTGTTACAGGTGAAAGAATGGGTTAGTACCTGCGTCAGCTGTAAAGAAAATAAGCACTCCACGCACATTACGCGACCGCCGATGGGAGAAGAAGTAGAAACCGACAGACCAATGCAAAAGTTATACTTGGATTTCCTCGGAAAATATCCCCGATCCAGGCGCGGCAATACCATGTTACTTATAGTGGTAGACCACTTTACAAAGTTTGCCTGGTTGAAAGCTATGCCCAGAGCAACGTCGTTGGCGGTTGTCGGATTCCTTAGAGAACATATTTTCACGCAATTTGGAGTGCCGGAAATCATACACACGGACAATGGCAGGCAATTTATCTCTAAGGAATTTGAGGATATGATGCAGCTGTATGGGATAACGCACATGAAAACGGGCAGATACGCACCGCAAGCAAACGCATCCGAGCGCGTCAACCAGTCGGTACTCGCGGCCATTAGGGTGAATATCGGCGAGGACCATGCCCGATGGGATGAACGGTTACCGGAGGTGCAGGCGGCACTGAGGGCAGCGTCACATTGCTCGACAGGGGTGTCCCCATATTTCGCAATGTTCGGGCAACATATGTTTTCGAACGGTGGAGATTACCAACTGGCCCGAAAGCTAAAAGCATTAAACGAGTCAGAGATTCAGCAGCTACGAAGGTCGGAGAAACAGCAAGTCCAGCGTTCCGGGATAAAGGAACGTATTCACAAGGCCTACGAAGAGGCGGCGCGGAGgtacaatttaaaaaccaaagaaGTCAAGTACTTACCGGGACAAGAAGTCTTTAAGCGGAACTTCGTACTCAGCAATCTCCATAAGAACATCAACGCCAAGTTCtgcaaaaaatatgttaagTGTAGGATATGCAAAGTTCTGGGCAACTCACTGTACGCGCTGGAGAACCTACGAGGGCAACCGATAGGCGTCTTTCATGCCAAAGATTTAAAACAATGAGGGCCCGGCTAGCTCCAGTATAAGCGTAAATCTCAGGGCGTGGACGAAGCCTACGTTGGGCTAAGCATCAAAGCAGTTTTCTCCTTGCAGTTTACACGACACTTTTCTTCCACTCCTGTTATCCTCGCAAGCTAAGGAAACCGTAGTGTGCTGTTAGGTGTCGATAGTCGCTGCAAGCGATGACACAGCGGGGCTAGGGATGGCACAACGGGGCTAGGGATGGCACATCGGAACAAACTGAATGGACCTGAGAAAGAAGAAGTCAGGACGAACCGGGCGGGATCCAACCGCTGTGATTGAGAGGAAAGCCGGGATCAAggaggccaaaaaaaaaggaaagagaaCGGCAACAGGAGGAGGACACGtgggaaaaaaaagtaataactaaaaattccaaataatTTTCTACGGAGCTCTAAAGTGAgtacaaagaaaaaatgaaatcgaGATAAATTATAACGATTCATTTGAACCTCAGTATCTTTCGAAAAAAGAGGACTTGGAGCTCGTCAACAAATTGGAGCCACCCGAAGGCGAAAATTTCTACAAGAAAGGAAATTGGTCACCCTTCCCGGGTGGCCCACaggtttttttggaaaattagaaatttaaaaagtacCTGAAACCCTGTCCGTATCCTAGCGTAGATtataaacttatttatttaaattatttgttatttattttttttgtaattaatctATTAACTGTATTCGTCCCAAGGTGCCTTGGTTAGGTGTTAGGTTAAttcatgtttaatatttaagagtgTTATccactaaaaatataaaggatgaaataaaaacaaaattaacttaaaatgaaatgtgagtaagaaaagaaataaaggGGGGGAAGTGAAACGCGTAATCCAGAATGTGAGAGTGCAGATCGAGTGTGATGATCCCACGGATCCAGGAGTTGGACCATGGATGGGAAACCTTCGTGGTGTCCCATGTCGGAGGTTCTCGTGTCCGCTGTCTGTTTGTTTTGCTGGTTTAATGAATGGTGTAACGTAGTCGtttttacttttgcttgtttcgaatttatttttttttgttgaattagtgtattattatttattcaccatatctatatttttttgtaaggctgtcttttggggttttccgGGTGTTCCCATCCCTGTAGATTTTAACGCGTGCTAGCCggcgaagtggaaaaatccaaaCAAGAGAAGAAACAGGCAGACCCTTACACgttcgaaaaaatattgatGACTGTCAAAATTGatgaaaaatttatatatttcgaccagtatggctcgtacgtaaaaattgaattcctaactattttcgaatttgcggagccggaaaggtggacttgaccttggcttggatttaacacaaaaaaaaattaataattaatttttggctaattgtcggacttaattattatggagccagaagggtggagttgaaaatcttaatttttaatcaattgagattaattatcacgaagctggaacggtggaattgaaaccacGGCTCTATTCAGACAGAAGGttgacaattaaattattaatacttTTTGACTCTAAGTATTGAGTGGCCGGGAAGGTGAATAAAAAAACTGGCCCTTCGCTCGAACGgagaataataattaaataaattgtggcggatataattcaaaatataaatatttataattaattgataacCTTTTTTTGAAGTAAgttgttacgcagccggttatgccgtcggcagcCTGCACGTaccccaaagaaaaaaaacaagcaccaaaaaaacacaacacggcttcTAAGGCGGCTAGTTCGAGAATTCacgcgacacaatcacggatttgtagtgaaatggcggtatataattgttggttttaggaaattaaaattttgttctgttctgtgaatttggaaattacTGGAACCACTTCAcgccggctggccaatattaattatgccctttttttcaccacacactttcactgttcacttgcggatttttttttttgcggattaattgcaccaaaaacaatgtatgtgtgtatgcaagttatccaacccctaaatacaggccacttatggcttttataaacaatattttcaatctctgcatttgccctTGGCTTGAtctgatctttggctcaattatccaacccataaatctaggccacttatggctttccacttatgaattttataaacaatattttcaaactctgcatttgccttcggctttgtctttggctctgaggtccgatctcggttccccataaacaaatcaaaatcaaaagtaaacatcagcttccctccgaagcccaatcaattacgccttttgcgtttcaagtacccaccaaattgcatcgatcagcttaatcgaatttcacaataagatgcgacagtttcatcttaagcctctaatctaaacacaactgatggccgaggttctgtGGATCAGAGTTAGAATTAAGAAGcgagtcctattttgaccaagaccgcgaacggttgacaaaaatatttaagagaaatcaaaagtgtcttgtaattgttgcgtttaataaataaaggtttaacaccaagttgtgtaattaaaaaataaaatttacatttttttaattcacctaactacaactggcgcccaactcaaggggccgcgtcacataaagctccaaaaaaatagtttaatgaaaaataagttaaacataaacggaactcgcgcggtcaacaactcaacatttttagtggaaaaattaaaacatccaccaaacgacactaccaagtgacagtgattgttaacaacaaagtaaatggaaagtaattaatgaaataatccataaagagtgaaCTAAAAgaaaggtggaccgaaattttaaaccaaacaattacaagaacacaaaaaactaaaaaaatgaacgcacaaaaaaaaaacaaacaagaacaacaaaaaaaaataaaacgacaaccccaacaaaaaaaaaccaaggaaggaagacaggacattctctatccATTTATCAActatcaaccaccaaccacacagaaggaagaccccaacgggacaatatcgtgaggaattaatttaaaataataaaaaaattaaagactataatttaagatctgtgaatttgagaaaaataatataagatttatatctTGCAAAAAGTGAGATTCACgaattaacaaataatataaagaataaatctggaagatttgataaatagcttttgtgaattaaatcttacaatggcaaccggaggttcagcaccaaatttttctgcaggcagtgtagccacagccggcagtttaacagtagaattgataaacagattaataaacgctcaattgaatgaagttagcaggaaagtagaatgtttagaaggaaggctagccacagatgcaaaaactgtggaagattataaagaACAAACAATTGACtcagctataaaatgcgatacaacacttgaagtggtaaaatccttaccaaatttcacaggggaaacaacacaattgtaggttggagggaagctgcagaaactgttttgaaacaaaacaattattttatgaaatcgaaggtttaaaatctgatattctaattgtattcaatttattaagaaaaatttgagctataataaatatagataagggaatcttggaataaaatgggaaacaggagaagttaaaatattatgataacgaggagaaaaatgaaatacgtttaattgaagaaaataatattcttccgttaaaagaatttattataaaaaagtattttgatgataatggtagcgaaaacacagattcattatttgttgaaaatagtgagaaaagcttgggaattaaaaatcccgagaacgccgacgtagaaatatccgtcaacataaatacaaatgtcttgggaacaaaaaatcctgagaacgccgacgtagaaatatccgtcaataaaaataaaaatatcttgggaattaaaaatcctgagaaacgtagaaatatccgtcaataaaaataaaaatatctttttttttttttttttttatcgcggtctttcagaatttggaaatggcttgtgcatcaataggagcatcagctagcattcctgtattcatcataaagcttagaggcccagacgaccgaggggcgctcgagaaacgatttgttagtacatattaagctaattgaaatttgttaagctaagaggagttagtaaggaaatttaaaattctatattttaaattagatggacaggaaagagatgtaatagagtagagaccattgtagttcgaacataataccctaaaagggtcgtgcagtgcatatgtcgaactacaacggctaaggaacagaggactaaagtttcgagtccttctattaggaatgttgaaatttaagcgtgttagtaaatgctggctatctacatccccgttaataaggttatgcagaaaaactacaccgagcattgtcctacgatttgttaagctaggtaagttaataagtaaaagtctgctactgtaggatggaagctgaagatttgcatcccagtatagacctctaagtgcaaatattaaaaagttcttttgtacggattctatgcggtccttatgtactccatattggggactccagacacatgaaccgtactctagtatcggacggaccaaagaaatgaataaagttttggttatataggggtcattaaattcttttgaccaccttttaataaaaccaaggactcctttagccttattaaccattaaggaaatatggtcggcaaatttaagttttatgtctaataggatgccgagatcattaacctgggttaatttttctaaggcaatcccattaatggaatacgtagcttgcagagggcaagaacgataaaaagacatatgcttgcattttgatccattaagtattagatcattagccaaacaccatttttgaaagttatcaaggtcagactgaagactgcattgggcagagatggatttgtactgaagacaaagctttacatcatctgcatacataagaactagagagttcgttaaagcagggggcaagtcgtttataaaaagcgtaaataataacgggccaagatgacttccttgagggacgccggatgtagcacggaccagacgggactgaatgtttttaaataaaactctttgtgtccttccatctaggtagctggagatccacgttaagaggtctttaggaaaacccagcatattcagtttactcaacaaaagtgagtgattaactgaatcaaatgctttgctgaagtctgtgtaaattacatcggtttgatatcccttacaaaagccatctatgacaaaggatgtcaactccaataagtttgtggtggtggagcgacgcttaataaagccatgctgacaaggagtgataatcgaagagcaaaggtgttgcaaatgaggggtaattaatttttcaaataactttggaattgccgacaacttagagatgcctctgtagttggcagcctcggactttttcccttttttatgtaggggaattataaatgattccttccacttaaggggaaaaatcgagttttccaaagataagttgaaaagtctaagtagaggtttgcacagagccctggcacagtattttagcacacagcctggtacttcatcggggcctggcgaataaatgggtttgacccttaaaagaccagataataagttgttctcagaaaaaaacggacagaaaataagatttgctgcttgaatgttatatgcgtaaggctgatcagtcaattttggaggagaataagttgtttgaaaaaattctgcgaatagatcggcaatggcctgatcagaagtcgcagaagaattttcaaacgtaagcaggggtgaaaaagatacgtgtttacgcttagtgtttacaaaattataaaactgctttggatcctgagtaaattgtatccgacagcggtcaatataattcctataacattcagcgttatgcacggtaaaattcgaccgagctagtaggtatcttgagaaatcaacactactgcaggtttttttatatttaagtaaaagcttattttttttattttttaagttagcgaggcaccttgtaaaccaaggaggatttgttgaagcggacggatatttccaaggcacacatgagtcaaaaaatttatttaaagtaaaataaaatttttctaaagtgacattaagatcagtgcacgccagaatatcagaccagtcaaatgtatcaataaggctattaagtttctgaaaatcagctttacggaaacagcgaatcttatttaccacgctcggagacatctgatcgataccaggagtggtttcgattgagacctccagtgtggggtgatatggatcctctggggatgaaaggggaaaagctctggagagagcagtaccttgggatcttgggaattaaaaatcctgagagtgccgacgaagtaaataccgtcaaaaatcaaatacttactataggtaccgaccaattaggcggattgagggaaaagatagttcaagataaatatgcaaattccttttagaacagacataaaggg contains the following coding sequences:
- the LOC122322272 gene encoding uncharacterized protein, which encodes MPIIEKDRVESDLKAGLKKVSPTGVLDERQTVHQAMAASIEAEVARGYDQGSSGRGAIPKVQTEVPSEIRSAVNTALFQAQQTYESGKHSEFNAFKEQMEADMMLFMKDINDCRASWRKDFESQWMSQQQQQPAESHSMKPPERQFQQPPPCQPTARCSDRGWQGPASAPPTGPKMQHAEARADTIRQVVPLPEDYSKPPPNIYGKQDLSRPPERAASRIGWEARGYQPPGQALSLEMEPEWDASYVPSAMNQAESLGQTRGSSQARMEVGHLRKWGLLFDGSPRSMPVSEFVFRLEHLQRSYRIPWSEVLREFHVLVEGPAREWYWMYIRTNGKTDWPYLQYALQKQFQSHRSNFEREYELRERKQRSGESVEAYIQMMLTLRARLETPVSDFERIKIIKMNLRERISKIVYPIHVTNLEQLRHECHDAERMLATRWSRQTAEGEHQRGFSYRPRVEEVEDQQEDEDGWPEEGEVEALHRQEKSRDKSTLNCWNCNERGNTFWELNINKQSPTLERSDGNPSSAQGADYKEGKPRCFQEYPVTPRIERAQRRTERQRICAAIRAAVSGDNRPFAIVEVEGNNIEGLLDSGASVSLLGEGCLELIEKLGLRREKTRAIMQSAGGAKHQVLGKVYPEIRYQGQTHRIPILLCPSLKQKLYLGVDFWRKFHIAPEVVRVESLENVETEIHSKGEPVEPHTLTKEQKERLDKVKEGFLAYENQGLGLTTMEQHTIKLVEGAVPVKERFYPVSPAKQQLLFAEVDEMLRLGVIELSESPWNNRTTLVQKPGKNRLCLDARKLNALTVKDAYPLQNIESILSRVDDTIYISSIDLKHAFWQVELEERSRPYTAFTIPGRPLYQFRRMPFGLCNAAQRLCRLMDRVIPQRLRDRVFVYLDDLLMISKTFEEHCELLTEVGNCLRKANLTIGLQKSKFCFKYLRYLGYVLGDGALKTDPRKIAAIKEIEVPKNVRQLRSFLGTANWYRRFIQNFSEISAPLTDCLKRGKGLQWTPEAEVAFQKLKQAVTCAPVLTHPDFRKHFWIQCDASHVGIGAVLFQKDDDKAERPIAYFSAKLRGAQLNYSVTEIECLAAVKAVERFRPYIEMMPFTILTDHASLKWLMSFKNLEGRLARWFLALQPYQFNIDHRKGKDNVVADTLSRPNEVEELSLVNMETTAFAGSTGKE